One genomic region from Sphingobacterium sp. UGAL515B_05 encodes:
- a CDS encoding SusC/RagA family TonB-linked outer membrane protein has protein sequence MLNHYYNRYTKRGLLLNSLFLIAMSSYGQSTNVKGIIKDTSGKGIAGVTIRVKGGTETVQTNAQGNFVIQVSAGSTLIIRSVGFQEKQITVGQQANLDIALLPSENVLEELVVVGYGSQKRSDITGSVASVPKDRLSKIPVNNVMQAIQGAVSNVTVSQASSIPGDAPSAQVRGRNSINANSEPYIVVDGIPLSRTDGSINDINPNDIESVEVLKDPSAVAIYGVNGSNGVILITTKRGVSGKPSIRYSGYGGVENVAHILEPVSGEELLKRYAEYARITNTSLYNGGPVRNQYEYDNYANGVTTDWLDAVMQTGVVQNHNVSLSGGSENAKYFVSGDYLNEKGVLLGYNYKRYSFRTNTDFKATKYLSVGTSSFIVAHNRDGGRANLLQAAAMSPYARMYNEDGSLTQYPMYSEQLWSNPLLPTTLDPQRRQFNISLNGYAELNFGELYKPLAGLKYKLNAGYSYIPVRNNEYEGESVYNFAGLGRITNSETQSYTVENILTYTKDFGKHHIDFTGLYAAKSKYWQQAIATGEVFPNDALGWGNLGLLQRKKFRLLQIYTVLFHKWVA, from the coding sequence ATGTTAAATCATTACTATAACAGATACACAAAAAGGGGACTCTTATTGAATAGTCTCTTTTTGATCGCTATGTCCAGTTATGGGCAGAGCACAAATGTGAAAGGGATCATTAAAGACACCTCAGGAAAGGGCATTGCAGGTGTTACAATTCGTGTCAAAGGTGGTACAGAAACAGTACAGACAAATGCTCAGGGGAATTTTGTGATTCAAGTATCCGCTGGAAGTACCTTAATCATCAGGTCAGTTGGATTTCAGGAGAAGCAGATTACGGTTGGGCAACAGGCCAATTTGGATATAGCGCTTCTGCCTTCAGAAAATGTGCTGGAAGAGCTTGTTGTGGTAGGTTATGGTAGCCAGAAGAGATCAGACATAACGGGATCAGTGGCTTCGGTTCCCAAAGACCGTCTTTCAAAAATTCCTGTAAACAATGTGATGCAAGCTATTCAGGGAGCGGTATCCAATGTGACAGTCTCACAGGCATCATCGATTCCGGGAGATGCTCCTTCTGCACAGGTGCGTGGTAGAAATTCAATCAATGCAAATTCTGAACCTTACATCGTAGTAGATGGAATTCCATTGTCGCGTACAGATGGGTCAATTAACGATATCAATCCCAATGATATAGAGTCTGTCGAAGTACTTAAAGATCCATCTGCGGTAGCGATTTATGGCGTGAATGGTTCTAATGGTGTCATTCTGATTACAACAAAAAGAGGGGTTTCAGGAAAACCTTCGATTCGATATAGTGGTTACGGCGGTGTGGAAAATGTTGCACATATCCTCGAACCAGTTTCAGGTGAAGAGCTTTTAAAGCGTTATGCCGAGTACGCACGGATTACTAATACAAGTTTATACAACGGTGGTCCGGTACGTAATCAATATGAATATGACAATTATGCAAATGGTGTGACAACAGACTGGTTGGATGCGGTTATGCAGACTGGCGTTGTACAAAATCATAATGTGAGTTTGTCTGGCGGAAGCGAAAATGCAAAGTATTTTGTTTCGGGAGACTATCTAAACGAAAAAGGGGTGCTATTGGGATACAATTACAAACGATACTCTTTTCGGACAAATACCGATTTTAAGGCTACAAAGTATCTTTCAGTAGGTACATCTTCATTTATCGTCGCGCATAATAGGGATGGTGGACGGGCAAATCTTTTGCAGGCTGCGGCAATGAGTCCTTACGCTAGAATGTATAACGAGGACGGTTCGTTAACACAGTATCCCATGTATTCGGAGCAATTATGGTCTAATCCATTATTGCCGACTACCTTGGATCCGCAACGCCGACAATTTAATATTTCATTGAATGGCTATGCAGAATTAAATTTTGGTGAATTATACAAGCCATTAGCTGGATTAAAGTACAAATTGAATGCAGGTTATTCCTATATACCTGTCAGGAACAATGAATATGAAGGGGAGTCTGTGTATAATTTTGCTGGGCTCGGACGTATTACCAATAGTGAAACACAGTCCTATACCGTAGAGAATATATTGACTTATACCAAAGACTTTGGTAAGCACCATATTGACTTCACGGGGTTATATGCCGCAAAGAGCAAATATTGGCAACAAGCAATTGCAACAGGAGAGGTATTTCCTAACGATGCATTAGGATGGGGAAATTTGGGGCTGCTTCAACGCAAAAAGTTTCGTCTACTGCAGATTTATACCGTTCTATTTCACAAATGGGTCGCTTAA
- a CDS encoding SusC/RagA family TonB-linked outer membrane protein: protein MGRLNYAYDSRYMLTLTVRRDGASVFGRNNKYGAFPSAAAAWNIHNESFMQNTKHIVSNLKWRISYGLSGNEAIGIYQTQFLMNSNPMAMNGLSTTALNIRTLMGNDNLQWEKTKGLNTGVDFGLFNNRISGSIDVYKSSTYDMLLQQLLPKLTGFVNVYSNMGKLQNTGLDLTLNTKNIVKDHFNWSSTLVFSRNKNKITEVYGNGKEDLGNRWFIGQPVGVIYDYTKVGIWQEDEIASGANKGWDDAAQAGDLKLADLNADGKVDDGDRSVLGQTAPKWTAGLTNSFTYKAFTLNVFINTVQGALRNNPQIGGASDEMGRRSTPAALGYWTPENKSNEWRSLGNHSNIHGYGFPSNASFTRLKDVTLSYTMPQQLVEKIGVQGLTVYASGRNLYTWTNWLGWDPEARDITRGSTNDAINYPMVRTYVLGINLSF, encoded by the coding sequence ATGGGTCGCTTAAATTATGCTTATGATAGCCGCTATATGTTGACCTTGACTGTCCGCCGGGATGGTGCATCTGTTTTCGGAAGAAACAATAAATATGGTGCATTTCCATCGGCAGCAGCGGCATGGAATATTCATAATGAATCTTTCATGCAGAATACAAAACACATTGTCAGCAATTTAAAATGGCGTATTTCTTATGGACTTTCTGGAAATGAGGCGATCGGTATTTATCAGACCCAATTCTTAATGAATTCCAATCCTATGGCAATGAACGGTTTATCGACGACTGCTTTAAATATTCGTACGTTGATGGGCAATGATAATCTGCAGTGGGAAAAAACGAAAGGTTTAAATACTGGCGTCGACTTTGGACTATTTAATAATCGGATCTCAGGTAGTATTGATGTCTATAAATCCAGTACTTATGATATGCTATTGCAGCAACTTTTGCCAAAATTAACTGGTTTTGTGAATGTATATTCCAATATGGGTAAATTGCAGAATACTGGTTTAGACTTGACCTTGAATACAAAAAATATTGTGAAGGATCATTTTAACTGGTCAAGTACATTGGTATTCTCCCGTAATAAAAATAAAATTACTGAAGTGTATGGCAATGGTAAGGAGGATTTGGGCAATAGATGGTTTATTGGTCAGCCCGTAGGCGTAATTTATGATTACACGAAAGTTGGTATCTGGCAGGAGGATGAGATTGCATCTGGCGCGAATAAAGGTTGGGATGATGCTGCGCAAGCGGGAGATCTTAAATTAGCCGATTTAAATGCTGATGGAAAAGTTGATGATGGTGATCGATCTGTTCTGGGACAGACTGCGCCGAAGTGGACTGCAGGTTTGACAAATTCGTTTACATATAAGGCGTTTACGCTTAATGTTTTTATAAATACAGTACAAGGGGCATTACGTAATAATCCGCAGATTGGCGGGGCGTCGGATGAGATGGGACGTCGCAGTACACCAGCGGCACTGGGATATTGGACACCGGAAAACAAAAGCAACGAATGGCGTTCTTTGGGGAATCACTCCAATATTCATGGTTATGGTTTTCCTTCAAATGCGAGTTTTACCCGATTGAAAGACGTGACCTTAAGCTATACAATGCCGCAACAGCTTGTCGAAAAAATTGGTGTGCAGGGCCTGACGGTATATGCAAGTGGGCGCAATTTGTATACATGGACCAACTGGTTGGGCTGGGATCCTGAGGCACGTGATATTACACGTGGATCCACGAACGATGCAATTAACTATCCGATGGTGAGGACTTATGTTTTAGGGATTAACCTTAGTTTTTAA
- a CDS encoding RagB/SusD family nutrient uptake outer membrane protein — MKKTINNYTTLFSMLALLSVGASSCGKGYLDEKPYSSYDATNVDPTTVENRLLGLHYNFAQLWGYSGRQGFLSCWQIGTDITNAGSTEGVENPFYQYADLNSENGGVSFLWEKCYAFINNANLVIDGVGDSNAKASAEAKFFRAYAYNILVTLWGDVPLLTSSIKVPSFNYTRTSVAEIDKVIAADLDYAIKELPDLGKASAPSRINKDMARQLAAEAFLRIGMRDASYLGQAEAMATAIIDGGNYKLIEARYGKYLSEGGDYFRDMFRQGNMRRGQGNTEAIWTFEVELNREVNGGTIDNPQQRRVWQPAYHKWDGMINADSLGGRGNGRLRLSNFMKYKVWQGLKGDIRNSNFNIRRTTNYNRPNFSAEIGVDADGFRVAKGTGIKNVVIKTGDKVIPFRTDSLEVWYPFPTKWGGYDPLDDFGYALVKDWPVMRFGETYLLRAEARLRQGNTAGAAEDINKLRDRSFKAARVESSNNQLGKVAASQLTIDFILDERARELISEENRRMTLVRMNKLKERILLNGDSGPANKITTGFQDYNVLLPIPLTEIQLNNKDGDNLKQNPGYK; from the coding sequence ATGAAAAAGACGATAAACAATTATACAACTTTATTTTCCATGCTGGCTTTGTTGTCCGTAGGAGCAAGTTCTTGTGGTAAAGGTTATTTGGACGAAAAACCCTATTCAAGTTATGATGCTACCAATGTTGATCCGACTACAGTTGAGAACAGATTGTTAGGCTTACATTACAATTTTGCGCAGCTCTGGGGGTATAGTGGCAGACAGGGATTTCTTTCCTGTTGGCAGATTGGCACAGATATTACAAATGCTGGATCAACGGAGGGAGTCGAAAATCCTTTTTATCAGTATGCCGATCTGAACTCCGAAAATGGAGGCGTAAGCTTTTTATGGGAAAAATGTTACGCATTTATTAACAATGCGAACCTTGTGATAGATGGGGTGGGAGATAGCAATGCGAAAGCTTCTGCCGAGGCAAAATTTTTTCGCGCCTATGCCTATAATATACTTGTTACCCTTTGGGGTGACGTGCCTCTGCTGACAAGTTCGATCAAAGTACCTTCATTTAATTATACACGGACCTCAGTTGCAGAAATTGACAAAGTTATAGCCGCAGATCTGGATTATGCTATTAAAGAGCTCCCAGATCTTGGAAAAGCCAGTGCGCCTAGCCGCATTAACAAAGATATGGCAAGACAGCTTGCTGCAGAAGCGTTTTTAAGAATAGGTATGCGGGACGCGAGCTATTTGGGACAGGCAGAAGCAATGGCAACGGCTATTATCGATGGCGGTAATTATAAACTGATCGAAGCACGCTACGGAAAATATCTGTCCGAAGGGGGTGATTATTTTAGAGATATGTTTCGGCAGGGTAATATGCGTCGAGGACAGGGAAATACCGAGGCAATCTGGACCTTTGAAGTAGAACTTAATCGAGAAGTAAACGGTGGTACTATTGATAACCCCCAACAACGCCGGGTATGGCAGCCGGCTTACCATAAATGGGATGGGATGATTAATGCCGATTCGCTGGGGGGAAGAGGAAATGGCAGGTTAAGGCTTAGCAATTTTATGAAATATAAGGTCTGGCAAGGTCTAAAGGGAGATATAAGAAATAGTAATTTCAATATTCGACGTACAACGAATTACAATCGTCCAAACTTTAGTGCAGAAATTGGTGTTGACGCGGATGGATTTCGGGTAGCAAAAGGTACCGGAATCAAAAATGTTGTCATCAAGACAGGGGATAAAGTTATCCCTTTCCGAACCGATAGTTTGGAAGTTTGGTATCCTTTTCCAACGAAATGGGGGGGGTATGATCCATTAGATGATTTTGGCTATGCATTGGTAAAAGATTGGCCTGTCATGAGATTTGGCGAAACCTATTTGTTGCGAGCAGAAGCTCGTTTGCGTCAGGGAAATACAGCAGGTGCCGCAGAGGATATCAATAAACTGCGAGACCGCTCGTTCAAAGCAGCACGCGTGGAGTCCAGTAATAATCAATTGGGAAAAGTCGCAGCCAGTCAATTAACGATTGATTTTATTCTGGACGAAAGAGCCCGTGAACTGATTTCGGAAGAAAATCGTCGAATGACGTTAGTTAGAATGAATAAATTGAAGGAACGTATTTTACTTAATGGTGATTCCGGTCCAGCAAATAAGATAACGACAGGTTTTCAGGATTACAATGTCTTATTGCCGATTCCACTAACTGAAATTCAGCTGAATAATAAAGACGGAGATAACCTAAAACAAAATCCAGGCTATAAATAG
- a CDS encoding glyoxylate/hydroxypyruvate reductase A, translated as MSIALLLNSARAEEWKAEIAKHLPEVKVEIYPEIENYEAIEFALCWKPDVNYYTHFPNLKVIQSGGAGIDHLFPNKIPAQLHVCRIIDPMLKSDMFEHILTCLMYAMKNFSAYTAGKKQQHWQPLVYKSNGETSVTILGLGEIGAYVAERLVQLGFQVKGWSSSPKELSGVVSFTGQEGLGSAVENSDFVVNILPLTDITRGILDRNLFNLCTRGTILINVGRGEHLVENELLEAIDKGQIAEAYLDVFHQEPLPKEHPFWSCSSIFITPHIASRTNISSSVQQVVDNYKRMIQGQALLNEVSLKKGY; from the coding sequence ATGAGTATAGCTTTGCTATTGAATAGTGCTCGGGCAGAAGAGTGGAAGGCCGAGATTGCTAAACATTTGCCTGAAGTAAAGGTGGAGATATATCCCGAAATAGAAAATTATGAGGCAATAGAATTTGCGCTTTGTTGGAAACCTGATGTTAATTACTATACTCATTTTCCTAATTTAAAAGTTATTCAGTCCGGAGGGGCGGGTATAGATCATTTATTTCCAAACAAGATTCCTGCGCAGCTCCACGTTTGCAGGATTATAGATCCAATGCTGAAAAGCGATATGTTTGAGCATATTTTGACCTGTTTGATGTATGCAATGAAGAATTTTTCAGCGTATACTGCAGGAAAGAAACAACAGCATTGGCAACCGCTAGTATATAAATCCAATGGTGAAACCAGCGTGACCATTTTAGGTTTAGGTGAGATTGGAGCTTATGTTGCTGAAAGGTTGGTCCAATTGGGATTTCAAGTTAAAGGTTGGTCCAGTTCCCCTAAAGAGCTTTCTGGGGTAGTTTCTTTTACGGGGCAGGAGGGGCTGGGATCAGCTGTGGAAAATAGTGATTTTGTTGTTAACATTCTACCTTTGACCGATATTACTAGAGGGATTCTGGATCGTAATCTTTTTAATTTGTGTACGCGTGGAACGATTCTTATTAACGTTGGTAGAGGCGAACATCTCGTTGAAAATGAGCTGCTGGAAGCGATTGACAAGGGGCAGATTGCCGAGGCTTACCTTGATGTATTTCATCAGGAACCGTTGCCAAAAGAACATCCATTTTGGTCCTGTTCTTCTATTTTTATAACACCACATATAGCGAGTAGGACCAATATCAGTTCGTCGGTCCAACAGGTAGTGGATAATTATAAACGAATGATTCAGGGGCAGGCTTTACTGAATGAGGTTTCTTTAAAAAAAGGGTATTAA
- a CDS encoding M48 family metallopeptidase, with product MKVQVSANFKKHARKTILSIVVFVITYILLLLLAIGITVGFTLLGIVIFASKPMFLTAVLCLGLFGSGLTILFFLLKFVFTSTKVDTGHLTRIYEGDEPQLFALIHEVAKEVDTSFPKKVFLSHDVNASVFYDSNFWSMFLPIQKNLQIGVGLVNSVTQQELKAILAHEFGHFSQKSMKVGSYVYHVNQIIYNMLYKNESLDKMFEKWGNIGGYSAIFISLSIFIIQQIQHVLKHLYEYVNLNYLALSREMEFHADEIAAHVAGSQALADSLLRLSFANHALTNVLSFYDSKFSENIRSSNIYPEHRCVMLMFAERNRYQMRNGLPQIELATLKKYDKSKLNLENQWSSHPSDEDRVIALQKLNIVKQETVNDPAIALLSNGAAIANQISDKLFSGIQYQQMPSALEITSFAEDFEKRIAMYAIDQRFNDFYDYNHPILKGDTLMGKKPAQQSFEELFADSKVEALYELNSLENDKYVVEAISKGEIKLKTFDYDGTKYRPADATGLLQKIAEDIAITAKKIAGYNQDIHFYFEQLAEVQGKHPEFEHKYKDFALFNKNYEAGQTRYNEMVENTTFVFQTLPFVDIEARLSDLKKREEEFKKELAVLLELPESKLDMEEQLISSLDNYISSELVYFHVDHYNEENLQIMFNAISTYKKLLDDHHFAKKRCYLNFMLTLEENKDKGSVLSQLTT from the coding sequence ATGAAAGTACAAGTCTCCGCAAATTTTAAGAAACATGCACGTAAAACAATTCTGTCTATTGTTGTTTTTGTAATCACATATATCTTACTTCTTCTCTTGGCAATAGGTATCACGGTTGGTTTTACGCTATTGGGAATAGTGATTTTCGCAAGCAAGCCTATGTTTTTAACCGCGGTATTGTGTTTGGGGTTATTCGGTTCGGGACTTACCATTCTATTCTTTTTATTAAAATTTGTCTTTACCTCGACAAAAGTTGATACAGGTCATCTTACCCGCATATATGAAGGTGACGAGCCGCAGCTATTCGCACTTATCCATGAAGTAGCGAAAGAGGTGGATACAAGTTTTCCAAAGAAAGTATTTCTTTCTCACGATGTCAATGCATCGGTGTTTTACGACTCGAATTTCTGGAGCATGTTTCTTCCAATTCAAAAAAACCTACAGATTGGTGTTGGACTGGTAAATTCGGTAACACAGCAGGAATTAAAGGCTATTCTCGCCCATGAATTTGGACACTTCTCACAAAAGAGCATGAAGGTAGGTAGTTATGTATACCATGTCAATCAAATTATCTACAACATGTTGTATAAAAACGAATCACTTGATAAAATGTTTGAGAAATGGGGAAATATCGGTGGTTATTCGGCTATTTTCATCAGTCTATCCATTTTTATTATTCAGCAGATCCAGCATGTTTTGAAACATCTTTATGAGTATGTAAATCTCAATTATCTCGCGCTATCGCGCGAAATGGAGTTCCATGCGGATGAAATTGCAGCGCATGTTGCAGGTTCCCAAGCTTTGGCCGATTCACTATTGCGATTGAGCTTTGCCAATCATGCACTCACGAATGTACTTAGCTTTTATGATAGCAAATTTTCTGAAAATATACGGAGTAGTAACATTTATCCCGAACATAGGTGTGTTATGTTGATGTTTGCTGAGCGGAATAGATATCAGATGCGGAATGGCCTGCCACAGATCGAATTGGCAACTTTAAAAAAGTATGATAAATCAAAGTTAAATCTTGAAAACCAGTGGTCATCACATCCCTCGGATGAAGACCGGGTAATAGCACTACAGAAGCTTAATATTGTTAAGCAGGAAACCGTCAATGATCCTGCTATTGCCTTACTTTCCAATGGAGCTGCAATAGCCAATCAAATTTCTGATAAATTATTTTCGGGGATACAGTATCAGCAGATGCCTTCAGCCCTAGAGATTACATCTTTTGCGGAGGATTTTGAAAAGAGAATAGCGATGTATGCGATCGATCAAAGATTCAATGATTTCTATGATTATAATCATCCTATCTTGAAAGGGGATACGCTCATGGGAAAAAAGCCAGCCCAACAATCGTTTGAAGAATTATTCGCCGATAGTAAGGTTGAAGCACTTTATGAGCTCAATAGTTTGGAAAATGATAAATATGTTGTTGAAGCAATTAGCAAAGGCGAGATAAAGTTAAAGACTTTTGATTACGATGGTACGAAATATCGGCCAGCAGATGCAACCGGATTACTCCAAAAAATTGCGGAAGACATTGCTATCACGGCGAAAAAAATAGCAGGTTATAACCAGGATATTCACTTTTATTTTGAACAACTTGCGGAAGTTCAGGGGAAACACCCAGAATTTGAACATAAATATAAGGACTTTGCTTTGTTTAATAAAAATTATGAAGCGGGACAGACCCGCTATAATGAAATGGTGGAGAACACAACGTTTGTATTTCAGACGCTCCCTTTTGTGGATATTGAAGCTAGATTGAGCGATCTTAAAAAAAGGGAAGAGGAATTTAAAAAAGAACTTGCTGTACTGCTCGAGCTTCCTGAAAGCAAACTTGATATGGAAGAGCAACTAATCAGCTCTTTGGATAATTATATTAGCAGCGAGCTCGTTTATTTTCATGTAGATCATTATAACGAAGAGAATCTCCAAATCATGTTTAATGCTATTTCAACGTATAAGAAATTACTCGACGATCATCATTTTGCTAAGAAAAGGTGTTATTTGAATTTTATGCTGACGCTTGAAGAAAATAAAGACAAGGGCAGCGTTCTGTCGCAATTGACCACTTAG